The Iamia sp. SCSIO 61187 genomic sequence AGGACCTTCTCCAGCGACACGCCCCGCTTGCGCTCCAGGGGCGTGGTCTCGATGAGCTTGGTCTCGGTGACGCCGACGGCGTCGACGAGCACGAAGCGGTCCTTGTGGGCCGCGTCGGGGGTGACCACCTGGAGGTCGCTGGCGGGGATGGTGCGCACCCCGCGGCCCTTCATCTGCTCGAAGAAGTTCCGCGATCGCACCATGCGCATGAACACCACCATCTCGATGGGCTTCACGTCGGTGCCCGTGGCGATCATGTCCACGGTCACGGCGATGCGCGGGTAATAGCTGGTGCGGAATGCCTGGAGCAGGTCCTCGGGCTTCTGCCCGTCGGATGCCTTGTAGGTGATCTTGGCGATCACGTCGTTGCCCTTGCCCAGCTCCTCCCGGGCGGCACGGACGATGTCCTCGGCGTGGCTGTCGTCCTTGGCGAAGATCAGCGTTTTGGGGACGTGGCGCAGCCGGCCGTGCTCGTCGAGCTCGCGGTCGGGGAACATCGCCGGCAGGTTGTCTCGGATGGCCCGGATCACTGTGCGGATCTGGTCCTTGGCCACGACCTTGTTGTCGAGGGCCTTCTCGTCGTAGGTCAGGTCCTCGTCGACCTGCTCGAGGCGCTCGTCCCTGGTCTCCCGGTCCCGGAACGTCGTCCAGTAGCCGGCCTCGATGGTCGAGCCGCCCTCGCTGATGGCGGTGGAGAGGCGGAACACGTCGAAGTCGACGTTCACCCCGTCCGCCACCGCCTGGGGGAACCCGTACTCCATCACCAGGTTCTGGTTGAAGAACCCGAAGGTCTGCTTGCCCGGCGTGGCGGTGAGCCCGATCAGGAACGCGTCGAAGTACTCCAGCACCTGGCGCCACACCCCGTAGATCGACCGGTGGCACTCGTCGACGATGATGACGTCGAACGCCTCGATCGGCAGCGCCGGCTGGTAGTCGACCTCCACCGGCCGGTCCGGCTCCACGGCCTCCCCGGTCTGCTCGTCGAGCTCCCCGTCGAGGTCCGCGTCGCCTCGCAGCATCGAATAGACGCGCTGGATCGTCCCGATGCACACGCTCGCCACCGGGTCCACCCTGTTGTGGGTCAGGTGCTGGACGTTGTAGAGCTCGGTGAACTTCCGCCCCGACCCGGGCACCTCGAAGCCCTGGAACTCCTTGAGGGTCTGCTTGCCCAGGTTGCCTCGGTCGACCAGGAACAGGATGCGCTGCGCCTGGCCGTGGCGGATCAGCCGTTCGCAGATGTTCGCCGCCGCGAACGTCTTGCCCGACCCCGTCGCCATCTGGATCAGCGCCCGCGAGTGGTTGTCCTTCAGCGACTGCTCCAGGTTCGTGATCGCCTCGAACTGGGCGTCACGAAGCCGAGCGGGATCGTGCTCGAGCACCGGCATCGCCGGGATCCGGGCCCGCAACGTGCCGCCCCCGTGGGCCACGTGATCCTCGACCTGCCTTGCGAACGTCTCGGGCCGATGGAACCAGAACACCCGCCGCGCCGTCGGCTCCGGGTCCATGTGGCAGGTGAACCACGTCTCGGCCCCCGTCGACTCGTACGCGAACGGCAGGCACCGCACCATCGAACCGTCGTCACGCTCACGATCGACCAGGTAGGCCGGCAGCTCGTCAGGGACGTTCGTCTGGTACTTGACCGTCTGCCATTCCACCCCTGACAGGGTCGTGCCCTGCTTCTTGGCCTCGATCACCCCCACCGCCTGCCGGTCCACGAACAGCACGTAGTCCGCCGGCCCGGCGGTGGTGACCAGCTCCCGCACCGCCACCCCCTGCGCTGCGTAGAGGTTCACCGCTCGGTAGTCCTGCACCACCCAGCCTGCCGCCTCCAGCATCTCGTCGATGCGGACCCGAGCGCGCTGCTCGGGCAGAAGCCGCATGCCTTGCCCCTCCGTCATGCGCTGCACGCTAGAAGACCCAGCGGCCGCAGTTCGGCCCACCCTTACACCCGGAGCCGAGGTGCGCCGCCGGCTCTGCCCAACCGGCCACGACCCGACGTCGCCCTCATGGGCGACCCTGAATCGGCGGGTGGTCGCCTTCGCCCCTTGTGTGCGCCCGGAGGCGGCGGCCCACCGCTCGACCTCCGGCCAGGACCAGACGTTGCCCATGGAGAGCCGGGCCATCGGCTGGGGAGACTCCGGGTGCCCGCGGCGCCAGTCGATGATGACCCCACGCCGGCGCCTGCGAGGCTCCACCAGCGATCAGCGACCCTCCACGATCCGAGGGGAAGCCCTGACAGCGACGCAGAGGCCGACGTCGCCGGCACGGCAGCGTATGGAGTGCTGGTGCCGATGGTGCCGTCAACCTCGGGAGCGCAGCACCGTCACCAGGTGGTGAACAACGTCCTTCTCGGGCTGCGACAGCGCCGGGTCGACGTCGATGGCCTCATTCAGGTCCATCGCGCTTCTTGCTGCAGTTATCGGAAGGAACCCGAGCATCCGCGACAGCCCGCCGGGCGGGAACTCCAGGATCTCCTCGAGCCGCCAGATGGTGTCGATCCTCGGCTGCGTCTTTCCCGCCAGCCAGCTCGATACGCCCGCCTGGCTGGCGCCCACAAGATTGGCGAGCTCGACCTGCGTGACGCCGCGGCCCCGCATCGCGGCTCGCAGCTCGTCTCCGAACCGTCCGAGGGCCTCGTGCCGGGGTGCGCTGTGCTGCGGCCGGTCAGCGCGTCCACAGCGCTCCGATACACCCTCGGGCTCGCCCGGGGTAGCACCGGGCGGCCGCTTGCTACCGTCATTCATGTCAGTACCTCTGCGTAGGTAGTGGCCGGGTCCCGGGACGTTGGCTCGTCGCCGGGACCATCAGGATGTTGTCGGTCGCCAACCGTAACCACAAGGTTGGCGGTCGTCAACTAGCCTCGGTTGCATGCCCAGGCTTGTCGATCCCGAGGAGCTCATCGGCGCAAGCGAGGTGGCCGAGATTCTCGGGCTCTCGAGCCGGTCTGCGGTCAGCGTGTACCGCAGCCGCTACGCAGACTTCCCGGCCCCTGCGGTAGACCGCAGCCCGTGCGTCCTCTGGGTTCGATCTGACATCGCCAACTGGATCCATGGTCGACGTTCACCATCGGGGTAGTCGGTAGGAGTCCTCCATAGCGACTCGCCGACGGCGCGCGCGAACGAGGACCATCGGGTGGTGGGACCGGAGGCCCCTTCCAGTAGGTACTACGTGTGCTAGCGGGACCCGACCTACTCAGACGCGTCGAGCA encodes the following:
- a CDS encoding type I restriction-modification enzyme R subunit C-terminal domain-containing protein — its product is MTEGQGMRLLPEQRARVRIDEMLEAAGWVVQDYRAVNLYAAQGVAVRELVTTAGPADYVLFVDRQAVGVIEAKKQGTTLSGVEWQTVKYQTNVPDELPAYLVDRERDDGSMVRCLPFAYESTGAETWFTCHMDPEPTARRVFWFHRPETFARQVEDHVAHGGGTLRARIPAMPVLEHDPARLRDAQFEAITNLEQSLKDNHSRALIQMATGSGKTFAAANICERLIRHGQAQRILFLVDRGNLGKQTLKEFQGFEVPGSGRKFTELYNVQHLTHNRVDPVASVCIGTIQRVYSMLRGDADLDGELDEQTGEAVEPDRPVEVDYQPALPIEAFDVIIVDECHRSIYGVWRQVLEYFDAFLIGLTATPGKQTFGFFNQNLVMEYGFPQAVADGVNVDFDVFRLSTAISEGGSTIEAGYWTTFRDRETRDERLEQVDEDLTYDEKALDNKVVAKDQIRTVIRAIRDNLPAMFPDRELDEHGRLRHVPKTLIFAKDDSHAEDIVRAAREELGKGNDVIAKITYKASDGQKPEDLLQAFRTSYYPRIAVTVDMIATGTDVKPIEMVVFMRMVRSRNFFEQMKGRGVRTIPASDLQVVTPDAAHKDRFVLVDAVGVTETKLIETTPLERKRGVSLEKVLHQVALGHISEDLVSTLASRLARIDNRIAPADREALETLAGQSLKAIEHGLVEAIDPDHQIAAARAATGSTDPTDVELDQARKVLFGEAVKPLAANAELRDALVNVQRSFDQVIDEISEDRVTRAEFAVDARARAEQTVESFREFLNEHKDEITALQVLYSRPYAKRLTYRDVKELAEAIGRPPHRWTPERLWEAYETLDASKVRGSAGTVLTNIVSLVRYTIGDTDELAPFPEQVAERFDAWLVQQQNAGRTFTDEQLEWLTLIRDHLAASLSIEARELLDPPFSQRGGLGKARELFGQDLDGLLVELTEAIAA
- a CDS encoding helix-turn-helix transcriptional regulator encodes the protein MNDGSKRPPGATPGEPEGVSERCGRADRPQHSAPRHEALGRFGDELRAAMRGRGVTQVELANLVGASQAGVSSWLAGKTQPRIDTIWRLEEILEFPPGGLSRMLGFLPITAARSAMDLNEAIDVDPALSQPEKDVVHHLVTVLRSRG